Genomic DNA from Haloarcula marina:
GGCGGTCCGCGTATCCGTCTCCGCAGCCGCCGGAGAGAACCGCGCGAGGGTAGTCGGCGACCCGTCGTCGTAGACGACGCGAATCGTCTCGGTGGCCTCGACGGCGCTGTCCCAGTTCAGGACGGTCGGCCCGACCGTCGCCTCGCTCCCCGGGGTGAGAACCTCGTCGTCGTTCGCCGTTGTCGTCCCCAGTTGCGGCCACAGCACGGACTCGCCCGCAGTGCTCTGAATATGAACGTTCCCGGCGGGAATCCGGCCCCCGCCTGTGTACCGAACCGTCGCGCGTTGTCGCCCGGCGTCGTACTCGAACTCGAACGCCGCGTCCGTCGTCGACCCGCTGTTGCTCCCCGTCGCAGTGGCGTTCGACCCCGACCCACCGGTCCCGAACCGGAGGCACCCGGTCAGTCCGGCCACGGACGAACCGAGGCCCGCTTTGAGCAAGCGGCGGCGTTTGATTCGCTGCTCGTCTGCCATACGCCATTATCTGACGGTCAAGAAATAAATTATTATACTTCGACGTCCTGTCGGTTCGGTGGGTCGGGAGGCGTTGCGGGGACGGCCAGTACCCCGACAGGGCCGTCCGACGCCGTCGCGTTAGCGCAGGCGTTTAGACGCCGACACGCGAAGGGTCGCGTATGGTAGACCGCATCATGAAGGTCAACGCGTACACGACGTTCGACCTGCTCGACGGCGAGGTGGAGGGCCACGGCTTCGAGGAGGAGGCGCTCGCGGTGTTGAACGTCACCGCGCCCCGCAAGAACCCCGACCACATCACGCTCCAGTTGGAGATGGACAACACGCAACTGGAGTCGGTAACGCCCCACGCCGACACGGTGACGCTCTCGGCGGAACAGGCCCGCGAACTCGCCGCCGAACTCGAAACGTACGCCGAGAAGGTCGAGAGCGCCCAGTCCGAGTAGGCGTTTCTCGCCCCGATAGTTCTTTGCCGTGTCGTCACATACCACGGCCTATGTCGACCGACACGCCCGGCAACCCCGCTGCACGGGAACTGGGGTACTGCCCGTGCTGTGGCTACCGGACACTCCCGGAGGGGCAACCGGGTTCCTACGAGGTCTGTCCGGTGTGTCACTGGCTCGACGACCCGCACCAGTTCGGCGACGAGGAGTACGTCAGCGACACGAACCACGTCTCGCTGTCGGCCGCGCGCGAGAACTTCCGCGAACACGGGGCCTGCGCGGAGAAAGAGGCGGCGGCGTGCATCTCGCCAGACGGGTTCGACCGGGACCCGAACTGGCCCTACGACCGCTAACCGGCCAGCGAGATGTCGAGATACAGCATGACGATGGCTCCGGCCATCAGCCCCAGCGTCGCT
This window encodes:
- a CDS encoding DUF6360 family protein, which translates into the protein MVDRIMKVNAYTTFDLLDGEVEGHGFEEEALAVLNVTAPRKNPDHITLQLEMDNTQLESVTPHADTVTLSAEQARELAAELETYAEKVESAQSE
- a CDS encoding CPCC family cysteine-rich protein, which encodes MSTDTPGNPAARELGYCPCCGYRTLPEGQPGSYEVCPVCHWLDDPHQFGDEEYVSDTNHVSLSAARENFREHGACAEKEAAACISPDGFDRDPNWPYDR